The following are from one region of the Endozoicomonas sp. 4G genome:
- a CDS encoding C2H2-type zinc finger protein, protein MPSKKPLILILAAAFSVYCSNGQTQENSMTLPFALAVGKALINTPKFFFEVSSTKTGLQSLCVEAKVYSRAATDDSAYSEDSDSEDSDSEDSGTSDGSSGNLPDEDDTETETDVQCKNTTVDPFRALKEFSQYCATLRLNVIQQESISDSKIPRKLKLHQCDHEGCNYSTDYKGNLKRHKRIHLPADQRVKAQQCDYEGCNYGTDHTSDLKIHKRIHLPADQRTRMHKCDHEGCTFRSDLPGTIKKHKRIHLPADQRPKVHQCDHEGCDYSTENASHLKRHKQKHLPADQRPKVHQCDHQGCNYSTEHIGDLKRHKQTHLPADQRPERVKRRQCDHEGCDYNTHWTSHLKRHKLTHLPANQRPKRLKRPKRKAHGQLPSVKKRKKGDKG, encoded by the coding sequence TTGCCATCCAAAAAACCATTAATTTTGATCTTGGCCGCTGCCTTTTCTGTGTATTGTTCTAATGGCCAGACTCAGGAGAATAGTATGACTTTGCCCTTCGCTCTGGCTGTCGGCAAGGCGCTTATCAACACTCCGAAATTTTTTTTTGAGGTCTCATCCACAAAAACTGGTCTTCAATCCCTGTGCGTCGAAGCTAAGGTTTACAGTCGGGCAGCCACTGATGATAGTGCCTACAGCGAAGACAGTGACAGCGAAGACAGTGACAGTGAAGACAGCGGCACCTCTGATGGAAGCAGCGGCAACCTTCCAGACGAAGACGACACTGAGACCGAAACGGATGTTCAGTGTAAAAACACGACAGTTGACCCTTTTCGGGCATTAAAGGAATTCAGTCAGTATTGTGCGACTCTGAGACTGAACGTGATTCAGCAGGAGTCTATTTCAGACAGTAAAATACCCAGAAAACTCAAGTTGCACCAGTGTGACCATGAGGGCTGTAACTACAGCACCGACTACAAGGGCAATCTGAAAAGGCACAAACGGATCCACCTGCCTGCCGACCAGAGAGTCAAGGCGCAGCAGTGTGACTATGAGGGCTGCAACTACGGCACCGACCACACGAGCGATCTGAAAATACATAAACGAATCCACCTGCCTGCCGACCAGAGAACCAGGATGCACAAATGTGACCATGAAGGCTGCACCTTCAGATCCGATCTGCCAGGTACTATCAAAAAGCACAAACGGATCCACCTGCCTGCCGACCAGAGACCCAAAGTGCACCAGTGTGACCATGAAGGCTGTGACTACAGCACTGAAAATGCGAGCCATCTGAAAAGGCACAAACAGAAACATCTGCCTGCCGACCAGAGACCCAAGGTGCACCAGTGTGATCATCAAGGCTGCAACTACAGCACCGAACACATAGGCGATCTGAAAAGGCACAAACAGACCCATCTGCCTGCCGACCAAAGACCCGAAAGAGTCAAAAGACGCCAGTGTGACCATGAAGGCTGCGACTACAACACCCACTGGACGAGCCATCTGAAAAGGCACAAACTGACCCACCTGCCTGCCAACCAGAGACCCAAAAGACTCAAAAGACCCAAAAGAAAAGCCCATGGCCAGCTGCCATCTGTCAAGAAAAGAAAGAAAGGTGATAAAGGATGA